One Phaseolus vulgaris cultivar G19833 chromosome 11, P. vulgaris v2.0, whole genome shotgun sequence genomic window carries:
- the LOC137822435 gene encoding V-type proton ATPase subunit E2-like: MKDADVSRQIQQMIRFIRQEAEEKANEISVAAEEEFNIEKLQLLEAEKKKIRQEYERKAKQIDVRRKIEYSTQLNASRIKVLQAQDDAVVSMKDAARKGLLRLSNDKKVYRKLLRDMIVQGLLRLREPSVLIRCREGDRKLVESMLEECKKEYSEKANVQVPKVTLDDRVYLPPPPKNNAASDSHEPYCSGGIVLASEDGKIVLENTLDARLDVIYRQKLPEIKKRMVA; encoded by the exons atgaaggaTGCAGATGTGTCAAGGCAGATCCAGCAGATGATCAGATTCATCCGCCAAGAAGCTGAGGAGAAAGCTAATGAAATATCTGTTGCTGCTGAAGAA GAATTCAATATCGAGAAACTGCAATTGCTTGAAGCTGAAAAGAAAAAGATCAGGCAAGAGTATGAACGAAAAGCCAAACAAATTGACGTTCGTAGAAAAAT TGAATACTCAACACAATTGAATGCATCCCGAATAAAAGTGCTTCAAGCACAAGATGATGCAGTGGTTTCCATGAAGGACGCTGCTAGAAAGGGTCTTTTACGTCTCTCAAATGATAAGAAAGTATACAGAAAACTCCTCAGAGACATGATTGTTCAG GGTTTACTACGCTTGAGGGAACCATCTGTGCTGATAAGATGCAGAGAGGGTGATCGTAAGCTAGTTGAGTCAATGTTAGAAGAATGCAAAAAAGAATATTCAGAGAAAGCAAATGTGCAAGTCCCTAAAGTTACCCTTGATGATCGTGTTTATCTCCCACCACCACCTAAGAATAATGCTGCATCGGATTCCCATGAACCTTATTG CTCTGGAGGAATAGTGTTGGCATCAGAGGATGGGAAGATTGTGTTGGAAAACACCCTTGATGCACGGTTGGATGTGATTTATCGACAGAAACTGCCCGAG ATAAAGAAGCGCATGGTAGCTTGA
- the LOC137826606 gene encoding coatomer subunit delta-like, which translates to MVVLAASIVSKSGKVLVSRQFVDMSRIRIEGLLAAFPKLVGTGKQHTYFETENVRYVYQPIETLYLLLITNKNSNILEDLTTLRLLSRLVPEYSYSLDEEGISEHAFELIFAFDEVISLGHKENVTVAQVKQFCEMESHEEKLHKLVMQSKINETKDVMKRKASEIDKSKIEKNKVDKGGFGPLQSLGSGKFENSFSDLSISSSGNAFGSGSGLGFSSDVDSFPTKSKGRPTSSATAPSKGLGMKLGKSQRTNQFLESLKAEGEVFLEDIQPKRSLSQAAAPPPTDPITLTVEEKLNVALKRDGGISNFDVQGTLSLQILSKEDGHIQVQVQTGENQAIIFKTHPNMNKELFSNENILGLKDPSRPFPTGQTGGSEGVGLLKWRMQSTDESMVPLTINCWPSSSGNDTYVSIEYEASSMFDLQNVVISVPLPSLRDAPSVSQVDGEWRFDSRNSLLEWSVLLIDNSNRSGSMEFVVPQADSSAFFPISICFKATDTFSNLKVTNTIPLKGGNPPKYFQRTQLITESYLVV; encoded by the exons ATG GTTGTCCTTGCTGCATCCATTGTGAGCAAATCTGGAAAAG TGCTAGTTTCTAGGCAGTTTGTGGACATGTCTCGTATCAGAATTGAGGGTCTTCTAGCAGCATTTCCCAAGTTGGTAGGCACTGGAAAGCAGCACACGTATTTTGAGACAGAGAATGTACGCTATGTTTACCAGCCAATAGAAACACTATATCTACTTCTCATaacaaacaaaaacagcaacatACTGGAAGATTTGACAACTCTGAGACTTCTCTCCAGACTT GTGCCTGAATATTCTTACTCCCTCGATGAAGAGGGTATTTCTGAACATGCATTTGAGTTGATTTTTGCATTTGATGAAGTCATCTCTCTCGGGCACAAGGAAAATGTGACTGTTGCACAGGTTAAGCAGTTCTGTGAGATGGAGAGTCATGAAGAGAAACTGCACAAACTAGTTATGCAGAGCAAAATCAATGAAACTAAGGATGTTATGAAGCGTAAAGCTAGTGAGATTGATAAAAGCAAG ATTGAAAAAAACAAAGTTGATAAAGGGGGATTTGGTCCCTTACAGTCACTAGGCTctggaaaatttgaaaatagcTTTAGTGATTTGAGCATATCTAGCAGCGGAAATGCTTTTGGAAGTGGCTCTGGTCTCGGATTTAGTTCCGATGTTGATTCCTTTCCTACCAAGTCTAAAG GTCGTCCTACTTCGTCTGCTACCGCTCCATCAAAAGGTCTCGGAATGAAGCTTGGTAAATCCCAAAGGACAAACCAGTTTTTGGAATCATTGAAAGCAGAAGGTGAGGTCTTTCTTGAAGATATTCAGCCGAAACGTAGCCTGTCTCAGGCAGCTGCCCCACCACCCACGGATCCCATCACTTTAACTGTTGAAGAGAAACTAAATGTGGCACTAAAACGAGACGGTGGAATCAGTAATTTTGATGTTCAAGGCACATTGTCTCTCCAAATTCTCAGCAAAGAGGATGGACATATTCAAGTTCAG GTCCAGACTGGTGAGAATCAAGCCATCATTTTCAAGACACACCCGAACATGAATAAAGAATTATTTTCCAATGAAAATATACTAGGCCTAAAGGATCCCAGTAGACCTTTCCCCACAGGTCAAACTGGTGGTTCTGAAGGTGTTGGTCTTTTAAAGTGGAGAATGCAAAGCACTGATGAATCAATGGTGCCACTGACAA TCAACTGCTGGCCCTCTTCTTCTGGAAACGATACTTATGTCAGCATCGAGTATGAGGCTTCCTCAATGTTTGATTTGCAGAATGTTGTGATCTCAGTACCTCTTCCATCTCTTCGGGATGCACCATCTGTTAGCCAGGTTGATGGGGAATGGAG GTTTGACTCTAGGAATTCCCTTCTAGAGTGGTCTGTCCTTCTGATTGATAATTCAAACCGCAG TGGGTCAATGGAATTTGTTGTTCCACAAGCCGATTCATCAGCATTCTTCCCCATTTCCATTTGTTTTAAAGCAACAGATACATTTAGCAACCTGAAG GTCACCAACACCATACCGCTAAAAGGTGGTAATCCTCCCAAATATTTTCAGAGGACACAGTTGATCACAGAAAGCTACCTGGTTGTGTGA